In Elusimicrobiota bacterium, one DNA window encodes the following:
- the arsS gene encoding arsenosugar biosynthesis radical SAM protein ArsS (Some members of this family are selenoproteins.) — MAATLTARGNPLAAPAEQRRALADPAVPNFADRLKAAGLPPVTAVRVDILQVNVGRVCNQTCRHCHVDAGPDRREAMARDTVGHCLRVLREFDVPTLDITGGAPELNPHFRELVRGARALGRRVIDRCNLTVLEIPAQADLAEFLAAQRVEIVASLPSFEADRTDAQRGDGVFERSLRGLRRLNALGYGRPDSGLILNLVYNPAGAFLPPAQGELEIQFKRELRERWAVEFNRLFALANLPIGRFLEFLLATGNYEGYMERLANAFNPAAVPGLMCRTLLSVGWDGTLYDCDFNQMLDWPLVEGVPPHLRDFNPARLAGRRVAVGNHCFGCAAGNGSSCGGSLT; from the coding sequence ATGGCCGCGACCCTGACCGCCCGCGGAAATCCCCTGGCCGCCCCGGCGGAGCAGCGCCGGGCCCTGGCGGACCCCGCGGTCCCGAACTTCGCCGACCGTTTGAAAGCGGCGGGGCTTCCCCCCGTGACCGCCGTCCGCGTCGACATCCTTCAAGTGAACGTCGGGCGGGTTTGCAACCAGACCTGCCGCCACTGCCACGTGGACGCGGGCCCGGACCGCCGCGAGGCCATGGCCCGGGACACGGTGGGGCATTGTCTTCGGGTTCTTCGGGAATTCGACGTTCCCACCCTGGACATCACGGGCGGCGCGCCGGAGTTGAACCCCCATTTCCGGGAATTGGTCCGGGGGGCCCGGGCCCTGGGACGCCGCGTCATCGACCGCTGCAACCTCACGGTGTTGGAAATTCCCGCCCAGGCGGATTTGGCGGAATTCCTCGCCGCCCAACGCGTCGAGATCGTCGCCTCCCTCCCCTCTTTTGAGGCGGACCGAACCGACGCCCAGCGTGGCGACGGCGTGTTCGAACGTTCCCTGCGCGGGCTCCGCCGACTCAACGCCCTCGGATACGGCCGACCGGACAGCGGCTTGATTTTAAATTTGGTTTACAACCCGGCCGGGGCTTTTCTTCCGCCCGCCCAGGGCGAACTCGAAATTCAATTCAAGCGGGAGCTTCGGGAACGATGGGCGGTGGAGTTCAATCGCCTCTTCGCTCTCGCCAATTTGCCCATCGGACGTTTTCTGGAATTTCTGCTGGCCACGGGGAATTACGAAGGGTACATGGAGCGTCTCGCGAACGCTTTTAACCCCGCCGCGGTCCCGGGCCTCATGTGCCGGACGCTTCTTTCGGTGGGGTGGGATGGGACGCTGTACGACTGCGACTTTAATCAAATGCTCGATTGGCCGTTGGTGGAGGGAGTCCCGCCCCACCTACG
- a CDS encoding carboxymuconolactone decarboxylase family protein yields the protein MAKGNKELWDKFMGYYGAVFAKGALTEREKALIALGVALAVQCPYCIDAYTQACLEKGSNEKEMTEAAHVACAIRGGASLAHGVQMRNVVDRLSM from the coding sequence ATGGCCAAGGGCAACAAAGAGTTGTGGGACAAATTTATGGGCTATTACGGCGCGGTCTTCGCCAAGGGCGCCCTGACCGAGCGGGAAAAAGCGCTCATCGCCCTGGGCGTGGCCCTGGCGGTCCAATGCCCCTATTGCATCGACGCCTACACCCAGGCCTGCCTCGAAAAAGGCTCCAACGAGAAAGAGATGACCGAGGCCGCCCACGTGGCCTGCGCCATTCGGGGCGGGGCCTCCCTGGCCCACGGCGTTCAAATGCGGAACGTCGTCGACCGGCTGTCCATGTGA
- a CDS encoding tyrosine--tRNA ligase, translating to MKNLERLLRGVAQVFSRADLEKKLSLSRPLRVKLGVDPTSPDLHLGHTVALNKLRQFQDAGHTVVFIIGDYTARIGDPSGRSETRPPLSAEAVAQNATTYLDQVFHILDKSKTEVRRNSEWLEPLFTNRDADPRRTLLGLMARNTVQQLTEREDFQKRLKAGTPVSLLELLYPLMQGYDSVAVRADVEIGGTDQLFNLLRGRDLQGDFGQPPQVVMTLPLLEGTDGVKKMSKSYGNAIALNDAPEDMFGKAMSLSDALMWKYVELLTDRDPAPLKALHPMEAKKTLAADLVARYYGADAAAKARAHFETVFSKKGHPDDIPVYRVSRSPVSLLALMVEAGLAPSKNEARRLLGQGAVELAGERVTEEREITVHSPLLIKVGKRQFRSLTPPAGAS from the coding sequence GTGAAAAATCTCGAGCGGTTGCTGCGGGGCGTGGCCCAGGTTTTTTCCCGGGCCGACCTCGAGAAAAAACTTTCCCTGTCCCGGCCCCTGCGGGTGAAACTGGGCGTCGATCCGACCTCCCCGGACCTTCACCTGGGCCACACCGTGGCCCTGAACAAACTCCGTCAATTCCAGGACGCCGGCCACACCGTCGTGTTCATCATCGGCGATTACACGGCGCGCATCGGCGATCCCTCGGGTCGCTCCGAAACCCGCCCCCCCTTGTCCGCGGAGGCGGTGGCGCAAAACGCGACGACGTATCTGGACCAGGTTTTTCACATCCTCGACAAAAGCAAAACGGAGGTCCGGCGAAATTCCGAGTGGCTGGAGCCGTTGTTCACCAATCGGGACGCCGACCCCCGGCGGACCCTCCTGGGCCTGATGGCGCGCAACACCGTCCAGCAATTGACCGAGCGGGAGGATTTTCAGAAACGTCTGAAGGCCGGGACCCCGGTGTCCCTGTTGGAGCTTCTGTATCCGCTGATGCAAGGGTACGACTCGGTGGCCGTTCGGGCCGATGTCGAAATCGGCGGAACGGACCAGCTTTTCAATTTGTTGCGGGGGCGGGACCTGCAGGGGGATTTCGGCCAGCCGCCCCAGGTGGTGATGACGTTGCCGTTGCTGGAAGGCACCGACGGCGTCAAGAAAATGTCCAAATCCTACGGAAACGCCATCGCCCTGAACGACGCCCCGGAGGACATGTTCGGCAAAGCGATGTCCCTTTCCGACGCCCTCATGTGGAAATACGTGGAACTCCTCACGGACCGCGACCCCGCCCCCCTCAAGGCCCTTCACCCCATGGAGGCCAAAAAAACTTTGGCCGCCGATCTGGTGGCGCGTTATTACGGCGCCGACGCCGCGGCCAAGGCGCGCGCGCATTTTGAAACGGTTTTCTCGAAGAAGGGCCACCCCGACGATATTCCGGTTTACCGGGTGTCCCGATCCCCGGTGAGCCTATTGGCCCTGATGGTCGAAGCCGGATTGGCCCCGTCCAAAAACGAAGCGCGGCGGCTTCTGGGCCAGGGCGCCGTGGAATTGGCCGGGGAGCGGGTGACCGAGGAGCGGGAAATCACCGTGCACTCGCCCCTGTTGATCAAGGTGGGGAAACGCCAATTCCGATCGTTGACGCCCCCCGCCGGAGCCTCCTAA
- the thiO gene encoding glycine oxidase ThiO, translated as MSQYFDVAVAGGGVIGCSVAFHLAQKGAKVAVVEKRTLGGQASSVAAGMLAAQEEASGPDAFFDVCLASRAQFNSLVPEVRSLSSVDPEWETAGIWRVAADEDEIPGLLARKKWQEARGLSVAWVSSAELKEVHPGLAPAPGALHCPGDGQINSARWVRALEEAGRRLGVRFLDHAESVQFVREGRRVSGIRASSDLIAADHVVVAAGAWTPFLLETLGVALPLEPVKGQLMVLGGVPRVFRGPVYATPGYVVPRSDGRLIIGATSERVGFNVRPTLAAQRFLADWVARWCPALGPMPVVEFQAGLRPGTPDGWPVVGRLWEFDNLYIAAGHFRNGILLSPWTGRYMAEGILDGRWDPKGDAFSPERFRRTVEPARPA; from the coding sequence TTGAGCCAGTATTTCGACGTCGCCGTTGCGGGCGGCGGTGTCATCGGTTGTTCCGTGGCCTTTCATTTGGCCCAAAAAGGGGCCAAGGTCGCGGTGGTGGAGAAGCGCACGCTGGGCGGCCAGGCCTCGAGCGTCGCCGCGGGCATGCTCGCCGCCCAGGAAGAAGCCTCCGGCCCCGACGCTTTTTTCGACGTATGCCTGGCGAGCCGCGCCCAATTCAATTCGTTGGTTCCCGAAGTCCGTTCCCTGTCCTCCGTGGATCCGGAATGGGAAACGGCGGGGATTTGGCGCGTGGCGGCCGATGAGGACGAAATCCCCGGCCTCCTGGCCAGGAAAAAATGGCAGGAAGCCCGGGGGCTGTCGGTGGCTTGGGTGTCGTCGGCAGAGTTGAAAGAGGTTCACCCCGGCCTGGCCCCCGCTCCCGGCGCCCTTCATTGCCCCGGCGACGGCCAAATCAACAGCGCCCGTTGGGTTCGGGCCCTGGAGGAGGCCGGGCGCCGTTTGGGCGTTCGCTTTTTGGACCACGCGGAGTCCGTTCAATTTGTGCGCGAGGGCCGCCGGGTGTCGGGCATTCGCGCGTCCTCCGATTTGATCGCCGCCGACCACGTGGTGGTGGCGGCCGGCGCCTGGACCCCGTTCCTGTTGGAGACCCTGGGCGTCGCTCTCCCCTTGGAACCCGTCAAAGGGCAGCTCATGGTTCTGGGCGGCGTGCCCCGGGTTTTTCGCGGACCGGTGTACGCCACGCCGGGCTACGTGGTTCCCCGGTCCGACGGACGGCTCATCATCGGCGCCACGTCCGAGCGGGTGGGGTTCAACGTGCGGCCGACGTTGGCGGCCCAGCGCTTTCTGGCCGACTGGGTGGCCCGCTGGTGTCCGGCCCTCGGACCCATGCCGGTGGTGGAATTTCAGGCCGGTCTTCGGCCGGGAACGCCGGACGGGTGGCCCGTCGTGGGGCGCCTCTGGGAGTTTGATAATTTGTACATCGCCGCCGGGCATTTTCGAAACGGCATCCTCCTGTCGCCCTGGACGGGCCGCTACATGGCCGAAGGCATCCTGGACGGCCGGTGGGACCCCAAGGGCGATGCTTTTTCGCCGGAGCGGTTCCGCCGGACCGTCGAACCGGCCCGCCCCGCGTGA
- the mnmA gene encoding tRNA 2-thiouridine(34) synthase MnmA, translated as MSGGVDSSVAAGLLHEAGHRVLGVTLRLLGKETGFGCCGTTKDIDDARAVCGRLGVPHYVFDFAKTFEQKIMDPFLDSYLGGETPNPCINCNRYVKFDALLKKAVALGADAVATGHYARVETAAGDDGPVYRLRRARDAQKDQSYVLYHLGQAELSRLMFPVGHMEKAEVRAAAHRLGLNTADKPESMEICFVPGANTAAYVRDEAERKELLARTVRPGPIKDKNGRVLGTHKGVAFYTRGQREGLGLSVGRPLYVVDLDPAANTVFVGDDRDTLSDTFDVGDAHWVHGRPPAAEFAAYVQIRSRHSPVGAVLTVTEEGLRVRAEGLRAVTPGQAAVFYDGDDVIGGGVIRRASLREPVAPGSPL; from the coding sequence ATGTCGGGCGGGGTGGATTCCTCCGTCGCCGCGGGGCTGTTGCACGAGGCGGGCCACCGCGTCCTCGGCGTCACCCTGCGGCTCCTCGGGAAAGAAACCGGGTTCGGTTGTTGCGGAACCACCAAGGACATCGACGACGCTCGGGCCGTCTGCGGCCGGCTCGGCGTGCCTCACTACGTTTTCGATTTCGCCAAAACCTTCGAACAGAAAATCATGGACCCGTTCCTCGACTCGTATTTGGGGGGGGAGACGCCGAACCCCTGCATCAATTGCAATCGCTACGTGAAGTTCGACGCTTTGCTCAAGAAAGCCGTCGCCCTGGGCGCCGACGCCGTGGCCACTGGCCATTACGCCCGGGTGGAGACGGCGGCCGGGGACGACGGCCCCGTGTACCGTCTCCGACGGGCCCGAGACGCCCAGAAAGACCAGTCCTACGTCCTTTACCATTTGGGCCAAGCCGAACTTTCGCGGTTGATGTTCCCCGTGGGCCACATGGAAAAAGCCGAGGTGCGCGCCGCCGCCCACCGCCTGGGCCTCAACACCGCGGACAAACCCGAGAGCATGGAAATTTGTTTTGTGCCCGGCGCCAACACCGCCGCCTACGTGCGGGACGAGGCCGAGCGCAAGGAGCTTTTGGCCCGAACCGTCCGTCCCGGTCCCATCAAAGACAAAAACGGCCGCGTGCTCGGCACCCACAAGGGCGTGGCCTTCTACACCCGGGGCCAGCGCGAAGGGTTGGGCCTTTCCGTGGGCCGGCCCCTCTACGTGGTCGATTTGGATCCCGCCGCCAACACCGTTTTCGTGGGCGACGACCGGGACACCCTGAGCGACACCTTCGACGTCGGCGACGCCCATTGGGTGCATGGGCGCCCCCCCGCGGCGGAGTTCGCCGCCTACGTCCAAATTCGTTCCCGGCATTCGCCCGTGGGCGCCGTGTTGACCGTGACGGAGGAGGGCCTGCGGGTCCGGGCCGAGGGCCTCCGCGCCGTGACGCCCGGCCAAGCCGCCGTTTTCTATGACGGCGACGACGTGATCGGGGGCGGCGTGATTCGCCGCGCTTCCCTCCGGGAGCCCGTTGCGCCGGGGTCGCCCCTTTGA
- a CDS encoding iron-sulfur cluster assembly scaffold protein codes for MYSAKVMDHFQNPRNVGEMPDADALGKAGSPTCGDILRLYLKFAGGRVAKATFKTFGCGAAIATSSVLTEIVLGKTPEDLRAITNLQVAEALGGLPPIKMHCSVLAEEALRSALADWSQKNRSAA; via the coding sequence GTGTATTCCGCCAAAGTGATGGACCATTTTCAAAACCCACGGAACGTGGGGGAGATGCCGGACGCCGACGCCCTCGGCAAAGCCGGGAGCCCCACCTGCGGAGATATTTTGCGGCTCTATTTGAAATTCGCCGGCGGCCGGGTGGCCAAGGCCACCTTTAAAACGTTTGGTTGCGGCGCCGCCATCGCCACCTCCTCGGTCCTCACGGAAATCGTCCTCGGAAAAACGCCGGAGGACCTCCGGGCCATCACCAACCTCCAAGTGGCCGAAGCCCTGGGCGGATTGCCCCCCATCAAAATGCATTGCTCGGTTCTGGCCGAGGAAGCCCTGCGGTCCGCGTTGGCCGATTGGTCCCAGAAAAACCGGAGCGCGGCTTAA
- a CDS encoding cysteine desulfurase produces the protein MAAPARCVYFDNNATTPVRSEVFEAMRPFLSPDGVYGNPSSLHSAGQKAHTALETAREQVAALLGAADPSEIVFTSCGTEADNMALIGAAFEHRAKGRHLITSAVEHHAVLHTLDYLAREHHFEVTELPVDAEGRIRPSDLAAALRPDTILVSLMAANNEIGTVQPVAELGAICRDRKVLFHTDAVQAAGKMPLDLKNLPVDMAAISGHKIYGPKGIGALYLRRGVRLQSLLHGGSHEKNRRAGTENVPGAVGLGVACDLARREMAREAPRIEALRDRFERGVLSVIPGVAVNGGGAPRLGNTSNLTFDCVEGESLVLAMDQAGFALKQPDLPGVEISTGSACASGLLEPSHVLKAIGIAPERIHGSVRFSLGHFNTEADVDFALRVLPAAVTHLRRMSPLWEDRGRTAATS, from the coding sequence ATGGCAGCGCCCGCCCGTTGCGTGTATTTTGATAACAACGCGACCACCCCGGTTCGTTCGGAGGTGTTTGAAGCCATGCGGCCTTTTTTGTCCCCGGACGGGGTCTATGGAAATCCGTCCAGCCTCCATTCGGCGGGGCAAAAGGCCCACACCGCCTTGGAGACCGCCCGCGAGCAAGTGGCGGCCCTGTTGGGCGCGGCCGATCCTTCCGAAATCGTTTTCACCTCCTGCGGGACCGAAGCGGACAACATGGCCTTGATCGGCGCGGCTTTCGAACATCGGGCGAAAGGTCGGCACCTGATCACGTCGGCCGTCGAACACCACGCCGTTTTGCACACCCTGGACTATTTGGCCCGGGAGCACCATTTCGAAGTGACCGAGCTCCCCGTGGACGCCGAGGGACGCATTCGTCCTTCGGATTTGGCGGCGGCCCTTCGGCCGGACACGATCCTCGTTTCCCTCATGGCCGCCAACAACGAGATCGGGACCGTCCAGCCCGTGGCCGAACTGGGGGCGATCTGCCGGGACCGAAAGGTGTTGTTTCACACGGACGCCGTCCAGGCGGCGGGCAAAATGCCCCTGGATCTGAAAAACCTGCCCGTGGACATGGCGGCCATCTCCGGCCATAAAATTTACGGTCCCAAGGGGATCGGCGCCCTTTACCTTCGCCGGGGCGTGCGCCTGCAGTCGTTGCTTCATGGCGGCTCCCACGAAAAAAACCGCCGGGCCGGGACGGAAAACGTTCCCGGGGCCGTGGGCCTGGGCGTGGCCTGCGATTTGGCGCGCCGGGAAATGGCCCGGGAAGCGCCCCGCATCGAGGCGCTCCGGGACCGTTTCGAGCGGGGCGTTCTGTCGGTCATCCCCGGGGTGGCTGTCAACGGCGGGGGCGCCCCGCGCCTCGGAAACACCTCCAATCTCACCTTCGATTGCGTCGAGGGCGAATCCCTCGTGTTGGCCATGGACCAGGCGGGGTTCGCCTTGAAGCAGCCCGATTTGCCCGGCGTGGAAATCTCCACCGGGTCGGCCTGCGCCTCGGGCCTTCTGGAGCCCTCCCACGTGTTGAAGGCCATCGGGATTGCGCCCGAACGCATCCACGGCAGCGTCCGCTTTTCCCTCGGGCATTTCAACACCGAAGCCGACGTGGATTTCGCCCTGCGGGTGTTGCCCGCCGCGGTGACCCATTTGCGCCGAATGTCGCCCCTGTGGGAAGACCGCGGCCGTACGGCCGCCACTTCGTAG
- a CDS encoding glycosyltransferase family 39 protein produces the protein MCDISGVVNNVFPIAVQRRSVWARGSTIAALLGLTLHAALALNAARRLSPTWDEIAAPASGLAQLQTGALTLNTVNPFLSRLFYALPLTVQGATLPWDHPAWRERDEYRFGFQYTFRNRVAPQRLIVASRLVAVLFSLGVGILLFLRTKAVWGPLGGAVAVWAYGATPILASRASIAMAEMPMYFFILLALAFHTRREKKRDAASLWATGLCAGLALLCKLAALPLLPLFFIWEWMRPGKKPRIVDRLADPLRFAGIAVAVFALSYLPWKNGLAALGMACDNLRRFDKIIPYYFHERVWTAGNTFLSWGAFAVKAPPAILGLAGLGAWGWWKSGADRPGWWRWTLFGGLVLGTVLFFDRPVSTVQLSPFYLSAVVLAAGVAGFPRSRRRHVSAAVIGLLGWAWVDIAEAHPNALGYFNGFAGGPDQGWRWLADSDHDWGQGLPLLAEHLRRDPPGTLLLAYSGSGDPEAYGLRYVDFFSPALVSWERRDDLSVSPRTPVVLAVATKLLQTNPELFETPLTRWTPRARVGHCFILWDLRSTDRIGWLHDQYVAMGRPVHARWTTRITPGDPKPNPGD, from the coding sequence ATGTGCGATATTAGCGGGGTGGTCAACAATGTTTTCCCCATCGCCGTTCAACGCCGGAGCGTCTGGGCCCGCGGATCGACGATCGCCGCCCTCCTGGGCCTCACCCTTCACGCCGCGTTGGCGCTCAACGCCGCGAGGCGACTCTCGCCCACCTGGGACGAAATCGCCGCCCCCGCCTCGGGGCTGGCCCAGCTTCAAACCGGGGCGCTGACGCTCAACACCGTAAACCCCTTTCTTTCCCGACTTTTTTACGCCCTCCCGCTGACCGTTCAAGGCGCCACGCTCCCCTGGGACCATCCCGCGTGGAGGGAAAGGGACGAATACCGATTTGGATTCCAGTACACCTTCCGCAATCGCGTCGCCCCCCAACGGTTAATCGTGGCGAGCCGATTGGTGGCGGTGCTTTTTTCACTCGGGGTCGGGATTCTCCTATTTTTGAGAACGAAAGCCGTTTGGGGACCGCTCGGCGGGGCGGTCGCCGTGTGGGCCTACGGCGCCACGCCGATTCTGGCTTCCCGGGCTTCCATTGCCATGGCGGAAATGCCGATGTATTTTTTTATACTTCTCGCCCTGGCGTTCCACACGCGACGGGAAAAAAAACGGGACGCCGCTTCGCTGTGGGCCACCGGTCTCTGCGCCGGGCTGGCCCTCCTGTGCAAACTGGCCGCGCTCCCCCTCCTGCCTTTGTTTTTCATTTGGGAATGGATGCGACCCGGGAAAAAACCGCGGATCGTCGATCGCCTGGCGGACCCTCTTCGCTTCGCGGGCATCGCGGTCGCGGTGTTCGCCCTGTCCTATCTCCCGTGGAAAAATGGGCTCGCGGCGCTGGGCATGGCCTGCGACAATCTCCGGCGCTTCGACAAAATCATTCCTTATTATTTTCACGAGCGGGTTTGGACGGCGGGCAACACCTTTCTGAGTTGGGGGGCCTTCGCGGTCAAAGCGCCTCCGGCGATTTTGGGGCTGGCGGGGCTGGGGGCCTGGGGATGGTGGAAAAGCGGGGCCGACCGGCCGGGGTGGTGGCGGTGGACGCTCTTCGGTGGGCTGGTCTTGGGGACCGTTCTCTTCTTCGACCGCCCCGTGTCGACGGTTCAGTTGTCGCCCTTCTACCTGAGCGCGGTGGTCCTCGCCGCCGGGGTGGCCGGATTTCCCCGGTCGAGGCGGCGCCACGTCAGCGCGGCCGTGATCGGCCTGCTGGGATGGGCCTGGGTCGACATCGCCGAAGCGCACCCGAACGCTCTGGGTTATTTTAACGGATTCGCGGGAGGCCCGGACCAAGGCTGGCGTTGGCTGGCGGATTCGGATCACGACTGGGGGCAGGGCTTGCCGCTGCTCGCGGAACACCTTCGTCGGGATCCGCCGGGGACATTGCTGTTGGCCTACTCGGGCTCGGGCGATCCGGAGGCTTACGGCCTCCGCTACGTGGACTTCTTCTCCCCCGCCCTGGTCAGTTGGGAGCGACGGGACGATTTGTCCGTCTCCCCGCGGACGCCGGTGGTGTTGGCCGTGGCGACCAAGCTTCTGCAAACGAACCCCGAACTTTTTGAAACGCCCCTCACCCGATGGACGCCGCGGGCCCGGGTGGGGCACTGTTTTATCCTATGGGATCTGCGGTCGACCGATCGAATCGGTTGGTTGCACGACCAATACGTGGCCATGGGGCGCCCGGTTCACGCCCGTTGGACCACGCGAATCACCCCCGGGGATCCGAAACCGAATCCGGGGGACTGA